The DNA window GTGTTGTCCAAATAATTGATAATTAACTTGCTTGCTAAGGGTTTACAGACTCTCTTTATGTGGTGAGTGAGCTAGTTGTGTTgcacagctaacattaactttgaGCTAACATTAGCGAGCCGCTGATTGTTCATTGACGATGATACACGTTTGGCTTGCTAagggttgctaacgttagcctttcATATCAGTGTCATCAACCGactgtatttctttttcttttttttgtatggCGTCATCAGGCTATTCGTAGCTGACGTGACAACACGTGACAGTGAAATTTGAAAGCTAACAGTACACCTGACCTGTGATACAGTACCATGAGCTAATAAACATGTGGCTGGCTTCTTTTTCCTTCTATGTAATTCTTTATTAAACATTgtaaacagacagacattcaGCAGGTCATAGACATTCTTATCGAATCCTACAATTAAATACGCTGGAACGCATATCGATCAAATGATTTATAAGaaaagtaaattaaatataacacataataaataaacaatgacaTCAATAAGTCAATGTAGCTTACTCGTGCTACAGAAAATAATTCTTTAAAATATAACTGTGCGTTCACCTTTTTGTTTGTCATAAGAGTTAATGTATGGATGTACAAATTGAATTCaaccaaaaaaatgacaaaacaacaacaacaacttttaAGACTGTCACTTTTTGTATTTGCAGACCCACCCAACCTCAATCCAGATGAGGCGTCACATCAAAGACCCTATCAGCATCACAAATCCGGAAGAGGCCGGTCCAGATACAACAATGACAGAAACCTGAATAGCTATGATCCTTCTCAACAATATGGACACTTTCATCAGGGCTTTAAATTCCAATTTAGCCATGATAATTCAAATGATGCATTGCATCAGCATCCTTTCTACCAAGGAGAGGATGGAGCCAGGAGGCGAGGCACAGGCAGAGGTAGAGGAAGGAGTGAAGGGAATAGAAGTGTAAATGGCAATTTTGGGAGCTCCAGTTGGCAAAGACCTGGAGGTGACGTTGGCCTGTATAGTGGTAACAACAGGGGTGTCGGGGGGTTTCACTCTGGGGCACATACCATGTATGATGGACCTGATAGACCCAGCTGGCGAAGAGAAGATGCAAGTAGGAATTTTGAGCAATCCAATGAAGACCCGGATGCCCGGGTTAAAAAACCCAGGAAGTTTAGCCAGGAGCAAAGGAGAGGACAACGAAATGAAAGGGGTACTCGCTTAAAGGAGAACAACACTGTAGTAGAGGGTCAGAGGTCAAATGACACCAAAGGAGAAAGCCCTCCTTCAGACATCAGGGAAAGAAGTAAGAGGAGCAAGACAGGTCCAGACTCTCAGCATGATGATCATCAGAGGAAGCCCACTGAAGCAAAGCGACGGCAAGGACCAATCAAACCGCCCAAACCATCATCTGAAGAGGAAACGGGCTCAGAGAGGGGGGCCAGTGTCCAAGATGACTCTGGGCGTGGCAGATCATCTAAGGAAAGTAAAGCTGGACAAGGCTCAGGACGACATGCACCCCTTCAGGCCAGAGGGGGGAGAAGAACACATCAGCAAAACCATAGGCCAGGCCAGAGGAACTGGGACAAGATGCCAGAGAGCAAGGAGACGCAGACCGGTGAGACTGTAACTTCCTGTAAACTCTTATATAGAAACTAAAGAGGTAGTGCCATTTAACCGCTTCTTGATATTGCCCTTCATTTTCATATTGAGTAGCTTTAAAGTTGCATAAAACAATTCTCTAACACTGGTTGACAATATAGTATATTCCGTTTGTGCTTATTTGAGCCCTTGAAACCAATATACATTTTAGATGTCTTGTGCATCATTCTATACTCAACACCTTGTAATTTAGCATCATATATTTTGATATCATTCTGTGGGTTTGAACAGGGCTCCTCAGCACATCAGTATTCTCTGAAGGAGCTGCCTAAGGGTTCTTTAGGTTAAAGAAGTGAATTGTCTGAATCGCTCTTGTCTCCTGACCCTCTGATCTCTCCCCTCCACAGGGTGTCTGATTGAGCAGCTGTCTGAGGAGAAGTATGAGTGCATGGTTTGCTGTGATGTCATCCGGTGCATGGCCCCGGTGTGGAGTTGCCTGAGCTGCTTCCACGTCTTCCACCTGAACTGCATCAAGAAGTGGGCTCGATCCCCGGCCTCTCAGGCGGACGGTACAAATCCTATAACAACCTCTGGATCTTTGCTTTTCCGTTTAAGCAGCGCTGATTCACAGTCCACTCAGTATGGTTATCTCTGTGAGGTTACAAAACAACAGGCCCTCAGCATAATCCACTGTAATGCATAATACTGTTGTATAGATGGACAATACCTAATCGCTGTGGCCccagtaacaaaaaaaaaacccccaGCTCTCAGCCTTTGAAGTTCCTGCTGCATCAACAGTGTATTGTGTTGCATTGCACTTTGGGGCCAGTGGGAATATCTGCTGTTCTCCCTTCTGTTTCTCTGGAAGTTTATTTAAAAGAATAAATGATTTATACTAAAACAAAGCTGTTTTTCAGAATCAGCTGAAGGTTGGCGCTGTCCGGCCTGCCAGAATGTTACACTGAAACAGCCGATATCCTACACCTGCTTCTGTGGTGAGTGACTGTTTCATTCgtgcagttaaatatatattataaaccGTAATCTATTAGTTGAGGTGGGTAATGTGTAATTTGGTCTGGTAACACTCTTTTCTTCCCCATTTTGAAATACCTATAACCCATCAAGTCTGTCACCGAGGTCATCACTCTTTTTGTCCCATATTTGATTGGCAGGTAAAGTGACAAACCCCGAGTGGCAGCGCAGTGAGATTCCCCACAGCTGTGGTGACATGTGTGGGAAGAAAAGGAGCGGAGTGGACTGCAACCACCCCTGTAACATGTGAGCCTTAAACATCACAGGAAGACTGTATTTTGATGGTGTCTTTCTTTTGTAATCTTGGGGTATTTTCATGGAAACAGTGTGTTGGCCTGGATGGGAACACTGTGGGGGACAGTACATACAGCAAGAATGAAATCTGTAAAGTATGCAGCAAAAACTACACAATACAATTTTAATTTAAGTAATGTGATAATTACACTGTAGTATGGATTTTGCATGTATTGTTTAACAATTGCACatgattattttaatataaCTGTATTTAAATCATCAATCCAAAATTCCCcagaaagtattttttttctgtctccgtTCAGCTTATGTCACCCTGGACCTTGTCCACAATGTCCTGCCTTTATAACAAAATCCTGTATCTGCGGGAAGACCAGGTACTCTACATTTCAATCATGTTTGCATCTCTCTGTGTATCTTATGTATGTATCTTTGGgcattgtgtatttatgtgttacCTGAAGAGGTTGCTTCCTTTATCTGAGGTTTTGGCATCATAATATTGATACAACTATATCTTTGCAGTCAACCAATGCGTTGTGGCCAGGGTACAGTGCTCCAGTGTAACAAGGTGTGTGGTGCCTTGCTCAACtgtgctaaacacacctgcacccaGGTGTGCCACAGTGGGGCATGTCAACCCTGCCAGCTGCAAGTTCAGCAGGGTGAGACTCACTTTGCCAGCTCCATACAATGTTtggacagataaaaaaaaattgccctccaattttcttttaaaacttGGCAACCTGGTCTTTTCAGCAACTCATTATAattttcttctgttttaatTTTCTTTAGTATGCTACTGTGACGTTACCACTCGTAAAGTCCTGTGTGGCACAGATAAAGAAGGATTTGATGGCTCAGGACATTTCTCCTGTCAAAAATTATGTGGGAAGTAAGTCTGACCTTGTGGCATTAATGATGCCCATCCTCTGTTAATAATAaagcttttatttcagttagacAGTTCTCACCACTGACCTGACACTGACTTTCCTTCATTCAGGATGCTAAACTGCGAAGCTCACCGGTGCCAGCAGGCGTGCCACCGCGGTCCGTGCCAGCCATGCCCACGCTCCCCGAGCTTGGTGAAAACGTGTCCCTGCAGTCAGACACCACTGACCAAACTCCTGGAACTGGGCTACTCTGAGCGACGAAGCTGCTCTGATGCCATCCCCTCCTGTGGAAAGACATGCAACCAACCCCTGGCTTGTGGCTCCAGCGGTAAGTGTCTTAAATAGGAAAAGTACAGGTTTGTGTGCACTCTCCCACTAGATTGTTAATAATTTCTCATAACATAGTGTAACTGGTTAAGGGTGGGAAGTGAAGCTATCCTTGCACAAGATCCGAAACTAACCAGATACAGGATATGAAAACATGACCGGTCTGAAAGCTCTTAAATGTGGAAAATTTCTAGTAGCAATATTTGGGTATTTTGAGTATTTGGATCCAACAAGTTTATTATATTTAAAACCATTTCTTTAATAAAATTACATGTTAATGAAATTATTTTGAATGAGTGCGATGGATTTAATCTTTTCAGTTTTGCTTACTGAAAtccacagtttttaaaatgttttttttttaaaaaaaggcagagaATTCAAAGGGAAGCCATCAAACGTCATGATGTCAGACTTTATCTGTCCACATCTAAAGACCTTGTTAAGCCGTAGGTTTTTATATTTGCTTGCGTATTCTgacgtttttatttttcttccacCATGTTCCATCAGGCTCTTTTCAATCCTGAGggacaatgtttttattttgggtGTTTGGACATGATGTGCATTACGTTGAGTTTGCATGCATTGTTCTAACAGTTTGTCAGGACTCAAAGGAATTGTGTAATTTCAGACACCATCCATCTGTGTAAGAAGTTGTGCCACGAGGACAGCTGCGGGCCCTGCTCCCTGAGCTCGACTATCAGATGCAGATGTGGCTCCAAGACCAAGGTAGGCAGAAACACCAGCAGAACATTTATCTTCCACATTGGTTCCACTGTCATTAGTTATACTTTGGTTATGATATCAAAGAGTTCCAAATCTGTGTttttcaggaagtgccatgtgcaaCGATCCAAAAAGAAGGTGAGATTTAAACAAATTCAGATGAAATTGAACAAATGTGAGATCACCACCTACTTACACTGTCTGGTATTTCACTTCTGACTATTTCTATTCCAGAAGAGCTTGTCTTCACTTGTGAGAAGCGCTGCAACAAGAAGCGTTCCTGTGGCCGACACAAGTGCGGCGAGCTGTGTTGTGTGGTGAGTATTCAGTGACTCTTTGTCAATTTTGTGTAGTTTATACTGTCCAAACTGCAGATAGAATTAAACAAATTGATGTTAAAAGTGGCAAAAGAGCTGAGACGATGCTGGTGGTGTAATTGTTGACTTGTGATACTCTGTTTAATAGTATAAAAAGGTTTTAGACTACTGAACATGTGGCTTTCAAAAGCACTGTAGGCAAGTTAACCTGAcaaatatgtataaataaagTGCTTGAATAAAACTGTACAGTGATGTAAGGCTGAATGCCATTTAGCAATTTGTAAGCTTAAATAGAGTACCTACAATCATCACGTTTATGGGAGTTTTAATGCAGCCTAGACACAAATTCACATCTGGAGGGGACACACAAATTCATTACAGCTTGCAGCACACATCTGATCAAAGTGTTGACAGCTCTTATATATTGAATTCAAGGTCTTACAATTAATCAAAATAGCAATTCAAGTTTGGTTATTGGGACAGCGCTAAGCGATAGGAGGTGGTGTCACTAgtttctgtctgtccgtccagaATGTGGAGCACAAGTGCCACCTGATCTGCGGCTACAAGCTCAACTGTGGCCTCCACCGCTGCCAGGAGCCTTGTCACCGTGGAAACTGTGAGCCCTGCTGGCAGTCCAGTGAGTCCTGCAGGCGTTTTTAGTGGTCCCACAGCACTGTATTTTATAAGCCAAGTCTCAGAAGTACCACGTAGTTGTTCtgccattcaaaaaaaaaaattaaaaaaataataataatctgaggtTTTTATATCCtctttgtgacattttttgtcCTTTTGTGGTATTATGTCTGGCCATGATGTTGCCACACAGCTCATATCCTATGTGGTATCCCATGATTCCTTCCGTGTGTAGGTTTTGATGAGCTGGCGTGTCACTGCGGGCTCACTGTCTTGTACCCGCCCATCCCCTGTGGCACAAAGCCACCAGAGTGCAAAAACATGTGTACGAGAAGACACGAGTGTGACCACCCAGGTGAGATAAAAGAGTAAACATTCACGCTGCAGTCataaactgtaagtgagaatcTTAACATGTATCTCTCATCTAGTGTTCCACAACTGCCACAGTGAAGAGAAGTGTCCTCCTTGCACATACCTCACTAAGAAATGGTGCATGGGAAAGCACGAGGTAACACCCCCTGAGCTGACAATTTGCATAACTCGTTTCCTTCCTATTTTTTTACTCCTGTGAT is part of the Sander lucioperca isolate FBNREF2018 chromosome 23, SLUC_FBN_1.2, whole genome shotgun sequence genome and encodes:
- the nfx1 gene encoding transcriptional repressor NF-X1, whose product is MAEGSSDPPNLNPDEASHQRPYQHHKSGRGRSRYNNDRNLNSYDPSQQYGHFHQGFKFQFSHDNSNDALHQHPFYQGEDGARRRGTGRGRGRSEGNRSVNGNFGSSSWQRPGGDVGLYSGNNRGVGGFHSGAHTMYDGPDRPSWRREDASRNFEQSNEDPDARVKKPRKFSQEQRRGQRNERGTRLKENNTVVEGQRSNDTKGESPPSDIRERSKRSKTGPDSQHDDHQRKPTEAKRRQGPIKPPKPSSEEETGSERGASVQDDSGRGRSSKESKAGQGSGRHAPLQARGGRRTHQQNHRPGQRNWDKMPESKETQTGCLIEQLSEEKYECMVCCDVIRCMAPVWSCLSCFHVFHLNCIKKWARSPASQADESAEGWRCPACQNVTLKQPISYTCFCGKVTNPEWQRSEIPHSCGDMCGKKRSGVDCNHPCNILCHPGPCPQCPAFITKSCICGKTSQPMRCGQGTVLQCNKVCGALLNCAKHTCTQVCHSGACQPCQLQVQQVCYCDVTTRKVLCGTDKEGFDGSGHFSCQKLCGKMLNCEAHRCQQACHRGPCQPCPRSPSLVKTCPCSQTPLTKLLELGYSERRSCSDAIPSCGKTCNQPLACGSSDTIHLCKKLCHEDSCGPCSLSSTIRCRCGSKTKEVPCATIQKEEELVFTCEKRCNKKRSCGRHKCGELCCVNVEHKCHLICGYKLNCGLHRCQEPCHRGNCEPCWQSSFDELACHCGLTVLYPPIPCGTKPPECKNMCTRRHECDHPVFHNCHSEEKCPPCTYLTKKWCMGKHEQRSNIPCHLQDISCGLTCNKPLPCEMHRCRRICHRGECLTGGSCQQPCALPRPDCGHPCAAPCHKGSSCPRTTCTAKVALQCDCGRRKEMVACTEAASSYQRYAAIAMASKLSDMQLGDSMDIGPFLTKKELKQTRLECDQECATLERNRRLAEALQIDSSSDPFNARCTSVYSDSLKEDARKDLKFVTEVEEEIKNLVELANKGKQPKRSHCFPPMNREHRKIIHELAEVYTVESVSYDSEPKRNVVITAQKGKSACPNSTLTALIERETAVRAPPPIAHIKQHSSKAVSGGTWSKMVKEEPVIDYFDVQD